A window of Solanum stenotomum isolate F172 chromosome 9, ASM1918654v1, whole genome shotgun sequence genomic DNA:
TCCTCCTAATGCAACGGACATTCCACTTATTTCCATTAGTATCTTGAAGTTCAATTAGTTCTGAAGTCTTTGGCATATACTTTCGGACAAACTCAACTGGTAAATTCTGCAGATTATGATGAGTTGTGAAGTATGGCATCAAGAAGAATGTAAGATTAATATGCATGAGTATGAATATATTGagatataaagcagtttaaagaagaaaaaaatgacacattcaGTTTAATGTATAGGTACAAAGGCTCACCAGAATATAGTTCCGTACTATGTTGTATTTTTCAAGAATCTGCAAGAAGTAAGGATTTTCTGGAATGAACATTTTGGCAGTTTGAATGGCCCTGCTCGTTTCTGATGCTTTCTGTTGTGCTCTTTCGCGACGATCATACCTTCCAAGCCCTACAGATTTCTCCCGTTGCTTACTCGTGAACGATTTCCTTGTATCTGCATTTATCAAATTAGATCTCAATATGATGCAGATAAATTTTCAAGCTTACAATATTTGGTTGGAAAACAAACTAGCTGGTCTTGCAATTGGTTTTATTTGAAGATACTGATACAAATTCATCTGGAATCTCCATATATTTACTTTCATTGAAATGAAGTACATTGTTTTTACTTCTCTCTTGTTCATTATTTGGATTAGTCATACCTCCAGTTGCCACTGCAGAGTGTATAGGAGTTTTCATACTTCGCCGAACTAATTTTCCACCTACTGGCTTAGTTAAACTGCCATTGCCCGATATGTTCAAATTCTTTGCATTTAATAGCTGTCCGTTATCATGTAATTTGTTTGTTCTGCTTCTTGTTTCATAGCAGCGCGAAATCTTAATCTTTCCAGATGCAATTTTACGTCTTTTGGCTCTATGTGAAAGTTCAGATGACTTAGCTGAACTCTCTGGTCCCTGCTCAGTTTCCAAAAGATCCACAATTTCAACGGAGCTTGTGACACCCTTATCACCAGCAATTTTATCCTTTCCGTGAGAAAGATCCTGAGCAACGTCACGTGATTTAGCATTACCATGACTCCTAAGTTGATAATCAACCTCAGTTGCGGCTAGGTCAAATATGTGGACATTGAAACATGAGGTCTGTCCATATTTGAACAGTAAAAAGTACCAACAGTTGACAGAATGATGTTCCATAAACTCTTGCCAACCATCATGAAGCCAAATCATTTTACCAGCCTTCTTCACGCCCACAGACCAGAAATCATCAGTGGGAACAATAATCTTGACGGTATCAAGGAGTTCATCTCCATGTTCCTGGACAAATTTGTCTGGCAATCGCTGCACACAGAAACAACGAAtgtagatttttaaaattaagatcAGACATAAATTATAACCATTTAAGACAAAACTGTAGTGCAGAATTATGAAACTAATTAGAATGGAGTGCGCATGTACTAGCAAGCAGAAAAACAATCTTAACAAATAAGCAGGAGCCACGAGACTAGAAGAATATGGCTGACAATCTCAAGAATTCGACCAGTACCAACAGTGTAATTTGGAGCCAAAAAATAGCCAATTTGCCATAGATTATGAGGAATCAATATCTGAAATTACACTACAAGTATAAACTACCCTAATTTCTGTTTTGTTATCAACCATAGATTATTCATTCTTTGCTTTGTTATAAAAAGAGAAGTAGACAATTCTACGTAACTTAAGGAAGGATTACACAACTCCTTGAAGAAGCTGGGACATTGGACAATGTCACTTGCTGCATTGAATTCTGTTTCTCACTAGAATGACATTGTGTACATCAAGGAACATCTCTATCATGGGGAGGCAACTAAAATCTTAAAACTTCAGACATAAAACCTCCATCCGCACCTGATCTTTTACCTTCATTTGCACTATTGAATCGAGCAAAAAGGGATGACCAACTGAACATCATCAGTTTCCACTTAGGTTCAGAACATCAATGCGAGAACCAGGAGATACAAGTAATTTATGTACAAATTAAGCTCTCTTATATAACATTGTTGAAGAAAATGCCACCTTAGTCCTCCTAGTACTCCATATCACGTTATTGAGTTCAAAAGGTACACTATAATAGCTATGAAACACTAAGATAAGCGGCAGTACAAATATCACGCAGCGATGAATTTCCTTACGGGATCATTGTTTCACTTATGTGCCCAAATTGAAAATGTTCTGCTACTTCTAATTATGTAGAATTACAGGTTCAGCAAAAACCAGTAACTTTAGCTCAAACTGTAAATTCATCCAATATGGATAAATATTCTATCAAAAACCCAGTAAGAGAAATTATGGTGGTGGAGTACAGTAGTTTCAAACCACCTAAAAATTGTACTGAAGCTTCATATGAGAAAACCTAAACTAGACATCAAAATTCTAAGCTAACTATATTTTCTGGTTCATATATTACAGTTTATGAGTTCTAAATTCTACATATACTACTAGGTCACCTAAAAGATAATTAGGTAAACTGTTCAAAATAAGTCTGAAAGTACCAACCCGTAAAATAAAGGTAATAGTAAATAAATGATACTCGAACTTAGCCTCACCTAACAATTACACACTCCAACTTTGAGAGAGTACATAACTTGCAACTAAACATTCTAACTCGTCCCCATGATGCTAATACCTCTAGATGATCGTTTTGTAAATTGGAGTGTTGATGAGTTGGTCCTCTAGATTTGCATACTCAAAATTGGAGCTTTATCAAGTTTGAATATTTCTATTATGCATAAAACAAAGCATTCAATCAAATTGATACAACCATTAAATTAGTAGAACGTGCATATAAGTTATAACCTAAATCCTCTGTACTATTTTAGTAATAACAACTTACAAGTTGACGATCGTCCATTACAGAGGGCTCAACAATGACGTAGAAACTTCCGGCCGAGTAGGAGTTGGAGCACGATTCCATCATCACGCCGCATGCACTGAGCGATTTCCCGGTTGGCCagttttttttacccttttggcTAAAATCAAGGGTACAATCTgttctttaatatataataagtggATCATCGACTAGCTTACCACTCGGGCCTTTACGTGTGGTAGCAGATTTTTCGGCTTTGTAAAATTGAAGGATAAATATTCccataaataacaaaatatattattaattataggtaatttaaaataaatttctttgcctaaatattttattttttctgttttaatgTAGGGATAATTGTACAGAATGACAAACTTataatcttaaaataaataGAGTAGCTACTGTTTGATTTAATTGCGTCCCGTAGCAAACGTTTGTCAGTCGCCTCTCTCCCTCCAAattctcgctcaccactctccctttctcgctcgcctctctcactttatacaacataattgtataaattgtgtttttgtttgtataaagcaagagaaaattgtatatacacatgcaaagacatatatattcgtcttatacacttataattatacaatacaaatattcccctgcccagttctcttttgcctttctctctttcttgttttatacaaatacagattatacaattataatgtataatttatgtttgtataaagcgaaagagagagcgattttttatatacaaatatttttgccaacgatttatacaaacgagaggctaacaacaatttatacaaatggcctgccagcgaaattatacaaatctgaagaggagccaacgaattatacaattgcttctttttgtatatatgtatagcgaaatagacatatatagctttcaattgtatatgtatagcgaattatacatatatatgtttgttatggagcgcaattaggCAAACTttactatagcatacaaatatgatttttttgtttgctatatgtgaaagttactcTTTAATGTATTAGTGTGGGTctgatttgaagaaaaaaaattgtttatcttataattttaaattaatgataagtatataaaatatatcgcattttaatcttataatcttaaacataaagttaaaattaaaaagttatataaaaaaatatttctagatCAAACTATTTAACagttgtgatttataatactcCTATGTATATTCTATATCAATTAAGGGATTGATATGTATACTAgcaccaaaaatgaaattgatgatgatcatttttaacttctttctcaACTTTGAACTATAGAGGTTCTTCTTCGTCAGATTTCAAACATTGCAACACGtgtattgaaatattaaaaaataatttaattattaagtgATCAACAATAGCAAGAAACCTTTTTTTCAACCTAAAGCCAATCAATTATGATTTCAAGTTGATTATGGAGTAATTTTTACAGGATACGCAACATACTTCCATCAGAATCTTTAGTAAGCAAGCTATagttaatatttaatattaacaCTACATTTATAAaccattttgaattaaaatagtTAGCACTCAGCTTGACctgatcatatatataaatatcttgGTTACAGACTACGTACCACTATTTAATTAAACTTTTAGAGAGATTAAGTCATACGTAGTTCTTTTACATATCAAATAAAACACCTATTCAcggaataaaaataaaatctttaagttACACCAAATGCATatagtaaaattaagaaaaactgaaacgaaaaataatttttttgaaagattaCGTAGATTCAAAAATGGTCAAACACACCACGTGACAAAGAGCAAATTAGGAGAACTCAATGCCTTAATTTGTGGGTCTATTTTtgaaacaacaatataatcttTCAAATATGCAAAATtggtaaataataataataataattactcTTAATTATGAGAAAAACTCTTTAAAATGTATTTAATGATTGCTATTGAACTCTTTAAAAggtattttaaatttcaattattaaatttattatccTAATTTTTAACCGTTTTCCACCatgtcattttaaaattttcgatGAGATGGATGCCAAGTACCAATTTTCCCCTTTAAGTTATACAGCATATATTCACTATAATCACTGAATAAAATCTTTACGTTACATTTAAATGTATATAGTATGGTTACAAATCAAAACAtccaaagaataaaaaaaaaaaattaaacccaaaaaattgaaaaggaaaattcTTTTGTCAATGGGGTAAAGTATTCttaaaagtaaaatttgaaTAGATTCAAAATTGGTCAAAGAGCAAATTAGGAGAACTCAATCCCTTAATTTATGGGTTgggtatttatttttttaaaacaacaatataatcttCCAAATATAACATTCCTTTGAAGCCCTATATAAGAGTTGTACATGTGTAGCAATTATCATAAACAATTCATACTTTGAGAAATTACACAAAAAGTGAAGAGttaaaaaatgatgaagagTTACAttgtgttttctttcttctccttgGCAATATTTCTCACTTTTTTTCAACCTGCCTTAGGTAAGTACTGATTTTATAATGTATATGCAAGTTACATTGGcttttttaatttactttcataattttgattaatgtgtatgtatatattttttttcatgtttcagTGTCAGGTGAAATTCAATTTTGTCCGGGAACATTCAAGGCTGATGAGACCTGTGATAAAATAAGATGCGGATATCTAGCTTTATTTAAATGGCCAGCGAGTAAGATGCCTCAGAATTGCAAATGTGCTCCTGCTGGAAAAAATCATAGCACTTGCACATGTATGATAGTTTGCGatgcaaaattataataatgcaTATTGTATGGTTTTGATGTGGATGACATTAAATATGTGTTGACTGATTATGAATAAACGTTAATAAAAGTTCTCTTTTTTATGTTCaatcttaatatttttatatttaatcgAGCTTATATTTTCAACTTCTTCTTATACGGTAGTTTATGCATaaggatttgaaaaataaaaatctaatgtttgagatttaaatttgaattcaaaaccTCAAGATAAGTATTGATCTCCCTCTGTCACTAAGTCAATTTCTAATCTTATGTTCAAAAGATCAAGAtctaaatatatacataaaaaataccTTAAAtgtacaatgtaattttttttgtcaaaagaaTTTGGGTGAACCTCTGGGTCGAGATCACATTATTACAGTAGTGTAACGTTTGTCTTAACAATGAGATGAAGGATAATACACAGTTTCTCATATATTGGGACAATTAGGGAAAATTTATCTTATGGTCATCCTCCAACGATTTATAACGTAAACGTTCCATTTTTTATGTCATGTAATAGTCATCTAATTAAGATTTAGTAACTAAAATATAATGTAAACAAATAGCACTTCTAAAgtatataaagataaaaattgatTATTAGGTAACAAGCAAAAAGAAATGAGCACACTAAATTTGTTACACGAAATGAAATTTTTCgttataacaaaataatacattAGGTAACAAGCGGAGCCATCTTATAGTCAAGGGGTTCAACCCCTTTGgcgaaaattatattatttatacatggttaaataattatttttttatatatatatatagtagatgtcgaaccccttTGAACTACTTTGTATCTttatttcttcagattttgaaccccctatTGAAAATTCTGGTTCTATCACcgataacaaccatccaaacaagggtGGCCGTTCTCAATATTATTCCCCTTCAAAATTACTCTTTTGTtgatcaaaaaataaaatgttgaattaatgaattattgattattaatttttgtgtttggAGAGGAGAAGTTACAAGTGTCATTAAACTTAATTAACGCTTTTAAGATCTGTAGACTCGGGTTAGAAGCTGCCACGTTCAACAATTTACACTCTCTTTCTATGTCAAATCAATTCACTAAACTAATTAAGCAGATTATgtaacacaaatacaaaaaaaagtgttaaattttttgaacattttgagaagaagaagaagatgagggGTTTCTCATATTTGAAAAAAGCTCTTCATATCCGCTCTTCTTGTTCAAGGCTTTTGGTTGTCTCATGTATCAGGTATATGTTCTGTTTGATCTCTTAAAATGTTTGCAGATTCATATAGtttctcattttttcttctGTAGTTCTGTTTAATGCGTTTGtttcatctaaaagcttaaattGTTAGAGagacatatttatttttatttagtagaTTATGTTTTCAACACGTCCCCTGGAATTTCATCAATTATCATTTACCTCCTTTATTTGCTACGAAGTTTTTGCACGGATTGCCTCTGCTACGGGTGGTCTTTAGTTTTTGCCCTCAAATATGATGCTCTTTAATTTTTGGTCGGCTTctcatttaaagaaaatttGTAGGCTATAGTACCCTTATTTATGACAAAATTTCGCAAGACATAAAGTTTAGAGGACTTTTGCTTTGTCTAGCATAAATTTTGTAGGAGTTAAGTTATCGGGTATAAGTTGTGTTGTATCTGATTGCTCGCATAAGTTTAGAGAACTTGTCTTGTTTAACATAAGTTCTGTAGGAATAAGTTATGTTTCTTACTACATAACTTTGTGGATTCTAAAACTGAACTTTATTATGCCTCTATTGACATAAATTCTTTAGGAAGTAAGTTATGCCAACTTATGGGTTCTGAACTGAATATATGCCTCTAACAACATAAGTTCTGTAGGAATTAAGTGACATAACTTTTGTAAGGCATaacttgtgttatattatgatacAAAGATATAAACTTATGGGTTGTGATTATTTGCTTTGTTTTTTCAATGTCAAGTGTATTTTCTGCTACTTTTTGTgacttgtttctttttttttttgatgttataGTAGCGGGGGTCTCTTGGTATATGCAGAAAATGTAGACAACAatgaaaaaattgttgaaaggAGTCGATTAGATtcaaaaaagaggaagaaaattgTGGTACTTGGAACAGGATGGGCTGGCACCAGCTTCCTAAAGGATATGGATATTTCTTCCTATGATGTCGAAGTGGTGTCTCCGCGTAACTACTTTGCATTTACTCCTTTGTTACCTAGTGTCACTTGTGGAACTGTTGAGGCACGAAGCGTTGTAGAGCCAGTCAGGAACATAATAAAGAAGGTAAGATGAGTTCTTGTTACAACTTGTTTTGGGTGTGCATAACTTACTCACATCCAATGTTTGcaattaacaaataaatacataacatGTATCTTTAACATATAGTTTCATCAGTTAATCTTGGTTAATAATAATCTAGCGTTGTCTAGTTTCCCTATCAATATTAGTATTACTCTCCtaataaccttttttttaattattattattatccgTTGTCTACTTTGTTTCAGTTATCATATTACTTCTCGTTGATACTGTTCTTGTCTCCACTATTTTGGGCAATGTGACATTCATTACTGTATTTCCTTTTCGAACCtgtttttttgtttgctttACTTGAACCgaggtctatcggaaacaatctctctaccttcacGAGGTAGAGATAAGGTCTGCGTATATACCACCCTCTcaagaccccacttgtgggattacactgggtatgttattgttgttattgttgcaAATCAATTTATCGCTTAATTTTGGTAAATCAATGTAGTTTGGTGTAAATACGCGTATATAACTGGACCATCCAGTTTTCTTCTCACACGATTTCTAATCGTGTTGctcttgattgatttttttttttgtacatgtTGCTCTTGATTGATACCTATGTATTTTTCTGAATTCTTGTTTATTTCCTACAGAGAAATGGAGAAATTCAATTTTGGGAAGCAGAATGTCTCAAGATTGATCCTGAAAACCATCAAGTCATTTGCCGTTCTACTGTCGAAAATTTGGTTGGCGAGAACGATTTTTCGCTAGAATATGACCATTTGGTTGTAGCAGTTGGAGCTCAAGTGAACACTTTTAACACTCCCGGTGTTGTGGAACATTGTCACTTTCTGAAGGTTAACTTCTCTGTCTCTATCTATGCTCTTTCGTGATTAATTCAGATAGCGGATTCATTACACATTTTCTCTACACTATGCAACTACATGTATTTTTAGAcctcataaataaaatagtttttgaTTCATTAGTCAGATTGatggtttcttttattgatgAGTGATTTTGTGTGTGAAATGGCAAAAAcagaattttttatttctcaaaagagTGAATCATGTGTTATACAGGAAGTTGAAGACGCTCAGAAGATACGGAGGACTGTAATAGATTGTTTTGAAAAAGCTGTCCTCCCGGGCTTAAGTGATGAAGAGCGAAGGACCAATCTCCATTTCGTTATAGTTGGAGGGGGTCCAACCGGAGTGGAATTTGCAGCTGAGCTACATGACTTTGTTCATGAAGATTTGGTAAAATTATACCCTTCAGTTAAGGATCTAGTGAAGATAACTGTCATTCAATCTGGAGATCATATCCTGAACACGTAATAATTCACGAACTTACATGTCACCTTAAAAAAATGAGATTCCAATATTGGACAACTTATTAGAGATCATAATGTATTGGCTATGTGCAGGTTTGACGAAAGAATTAGCTGTTTTGCTGAAACTAAGTTTCAAAGAGATGGAATTGAGGTTTTGACAGGTTGCCGTGTTGTTAGTGTTTCTGAACATTCAGTTAACATGAAAGTAAAATCTACAGGAGAATATGTCGTTGTACCACATGGGATGGTTGTGTGGTCTACTGGAGTCGGTACTCGCCCATTTGTGAGGGATTTCATGGAAGAAATTGGCCAGGTATGTTGGCACTATGATCCCCCTTTGTGTTTGTCTATTGTGTTATTAATCACCAATAATGCCCCTGATGAGTTGTGGCTGCCTCGTGTGGGCTCTGTGTGTTCAACTGAACTTATTGCTTTCGACTTGAACTATACATACATATGCGCCACAAATTAGGAGCATCTAATAAGGACAAACTCATTCGTCTCTGGTGGTAGTCCTTTCCTTTATGCTATATTCAGTTATCATGACCATGTGATTTTTTATTTGGCAGGGGAAGAGATGGATCCTAGCAACTGATGAATGGTTACGAGTAAAGGGTTGTCCCAATGTGTATGCTATTGGTGATTGTACCACTGTCGATCAACGTAAAATTATGGTATGCAAGCCTTTGGCCAAGTAGCTACATAACAGGATATCTATTCCCAACTCtgtttattcttctttttatgaTAAATAACTTCCATGAATAAGCAAACAAAATACAGTCCTAAATTTCAATGTAGTTTAGTCCCCCAACAAATCGTAATCCGTGAAGTACACCGCCAGCACGCACTAGATTCAAAATATTGACACACTTTCACATTTTTCACCTTCAATTTGCATTTTCGTGTGTCGCTTCAGGAAGATATTTCAACCATTTTTGAAGCTGCGGATACGGATCGTTCTGGAACCTTAACTATCGAAGAATTCCAAGATGTTCTGGAAGACATAATCATCCGATATCCTCAAGTGGAGTTGTACCTGAAGAGCAACCATTTGTTTCAAGTAACGGAGTTATTCAAGGATTCAGAAGGAAATGAGAGAGAGGAGGTAGATATTGAAGGATTTAAGTTAGCCCTTTCTCATGTCGATTCCCAAATGAAGAGTCTACCTGCTACTGCTCAGGTATATATTCCCTTGtgattgtattcattgatgatatcttAGTGTACGTAATCCCATGGTCAAAGGGATCGTACACGaccttttgttttacttcattttttttatatcagtttcttttcttttcacatTGGTAGGTTGCTGCTCAGCAAGGTTCATATCTTGCTGACTGCTTTAACCGTTGGGAACAGTGCAACGCTAACCCTGAAGGTCCTCGCCTATTTGGAAGTGCTGGGCGTCATGCATTTCGACCCTTCACGTATGGCTTCCTCTTCTAGAgtgaattattttcttattttactgTTGCATGTATGAGAATACATGAAAAACTTGATTGTGCTATTTGTTTCTACATTTCCTCAGTCACACAGAATGTTATATCTGTATGATGGTGTCATCTGTTTTTGCTTCCCCAAATGAAAGTACATCTCGTCCTCCGTTATACGCACTCGATAGCTAATTATAGTAAATTTGAGATTCCTGATTTTCTGTATGGGTGGAGCTAGGGGAGCACAAGGGGGTTCATTTGAATCCTCTTTGCTGGAAATTAACTGTGTATATACagtcaattttttaaagaagtatGTATAGTAGACGTTGAATTTCCTTCTCTGTGTATTTACTTCCTTATATTTATCACATATGTAGACCATAAGTTTCATGAGAAGTTTTTAAAGCCATACAAATGTTATGATATGTTTAAGACATAGGTTTCAAGATATTGTTCGTGCAATGATTCTCTGCACTTGCTTAAAATTTTAGATCCGTCTCTCCTTAATTCTTGAATGTTGTGATGCAGGTATCGGCATTTAGGGCAATTTGCACCATTAGGTGGGAGCAAAGCAGCAGCAGAGCTTCCTGGAGACTGGGTATCAATGGGTCGTAGCACACAATGGCTTTGGTATTCTGTGTATGCAAGGTGATTAATTAAATgtattaattcatcaataatcacataattatgtatgtttttttaaagaagatttagtctaattaatatataatatttatcattattTCAGCAAGCAAGTTAGCTGGCGTACAAGGATCTTAGTTGTATGGGATTGGACAAGAAGATACATTTTTGGAAGAGATTCAAGTCGAATATGATGCTTAATTTTGACCTTGTCTCTTTGCTACTTTTTGGTGACCAAAtgcaataattttatatttgtataaacttTTAATGTACATCgaatagtaattaataattgcAAAGTGTTCAAATTTATCTCTGAACTATGTAGAATGGTTTATTTTTATCCTCCGGTTAATAGCtgaggttaaaaaaaaaattatattttgattcaagTTGGGGAATTAATATTTAAAGGGTTTGATTGCTCAGATAGtcactcaatttttttaaatattgccattaaaatcattttttttatgagcAAAAGACACCTAAATGAAGGAGAAGTCCATGaaaatttaaagtaattatatatatacgtaCATGGAACTAAATAAACTAATAACAAATACAGAAATATAGAAGGTAGTTACCACTTACCATTTACTTCTCAAATTTCACATAAAAAACATTCATTTAGTGCTAATCAAAACAACATTCAAACATACGAAATGTTGTAAACCAATGAATGAAATGTGAAGACGATAGTGAGCAAAAATACGAGTGCTTAggcatttttttttagaataaaaagGGATGAGGTGAGTCAGGTGTTGAGTTGATCTTGGGTTGGGTTGGTTTTAAATtgattcaaattctaaatagtGTGGTAACTGCATCATCACAACTATCACCACCATCATTACGAGTCACTAGCACCAATCATCACCCGTCAATTACCCTTATTATAAACTGTAGTCATTTCCCAATATACATCTCAAaacatttaatttattatattctataataaattattttatttattgttcaTTAAAGAATGTGTCAAGTCAattttgaacaagtaaaaatagtcGGAGGAGgaagtaaatataataaaattaggTGATAAGCTTTTTCCTTCACTTTGTACCAAAGTTGTTGAATCACACAACATTGGTATGAAAAACTTTCTGCATGTACCAAAGTTGTTGAATCACACAAAACTATCCCCAATTAGACCAGAAAAAGTAATATTACACCTATAAAATGAAACTGTCCACATGACTCAATGaactccattttctttttactaCTTACTTGTCTCTAGCTAGTTttcaaaggaaagaaaaatgatgaaattatttgTTGTAGCATTCTTATTGTTACTGCAACTTCATCAAACCACAACCAAACATGATCACCAGACCAAAAGTAATGGTCTAATGATAAAAATGATTCACCGTGACTCAAGGAAATCTCCGTTCTACGATCCAAAACTTACACTGGAAGATCGTGTGAGAAGAATGAATATGAGATCAGAAGCTCGCATTTCACAACTTTTGATTGACAATAATCTAGAAAAAAATGTTGATGCATTTCAAATTATCCCATTCGATGGGTACGAGTTTCTTGTTCCATTAAAGATTGGCACACCTCCTGTGCCACAAATTCTTGTCATGGACACTGGTAGTTTATT
This region includes:
- the LOC125876109 gene encoding B3 domain-containing transcription factor VRN1-like, whose product is MMESCSNSYSAGSFYVIVEPSVMDDRQLRLPDKFVQEHGDELLDTVKIIVPTDDFWSVGVKKAGKMIWLHDGWQEFMEHHSVNCWYFLLFKYGQTSCFNVHIFDLAATEVDYQLRSHGNAKSRDVAQDLSHGKDKIAGDKGVTSSVEIVDLLETEQGPESSAKSSELSHRAKRRKIASGKIKISRCYETRSRTNKLHDNGQLLNAKNLNISGNGSLTKPVGGKLVRRSMKTPIHSAVATGDTRKSFTSKQREKSVGLGRYDRRERAQQKASETSRAIQTAKMFIPENPYFLQILEKYNIVRNYILNLPVEFVRKYMPKTSELIELQDTNGNKWNVRCIRRKHRVLLSKGWLNFVTDNSLLVGDVCVFELIKDVQADELMLKVHMFRNRVEENSKNLHTGSLSEPTLSTGKNCILQFDESKHTESSDAFEPLSSDRTNHKTDTENSSGQQQEKSVVHGSSGNRRKRGRPRDAEANTDTENSSGQQQEKSVVHGSSGNRRKRGRPRDAEANRATTAAKMFTPENPYFMITLGEYHVVRNYILNIPPEFVRDYMPKTSEPIKLQNSDGNKWTAHCLRRKTYMFLSKGWVHFVRDNSLVLGDACVFELIKGIQADELMLKVHIFRNKVEQNSII
- the LOC125876112 gene encoding external alternative NAD(P)H-ubiquinone oxidoreductase B1, mitochondrial-like is translated as MRGFSYLKKALHIRSSCSRLLVVSCISSGGLLVYAENVDNNEKIVERSRLDSKKRKKIVVLGTGWAGTSFLKDMDISSYDVEVVSPRNYFAFTPLLPSVTCGTVEARSVVEPVRNIIKKRNGEIQFWEAECLKIDPENHQVICRSTVENLVGENDFSLEYDHLVVAVGAQVNTFNTPGVVEHCHFLKEVEDAQKIRRTVIDCFEKAVLPGLSDEERRTNLHFVIVGGGPTGVEFAAELHDFVHEDLVKLYPSVKDLVKITVIQSGDHILNTFDERISCFAETKFQRDGIEVLTGCRVVSVSEHSVNMKVKSTGEYVVVPHGMVVWSTGVGTRPFVRDFMEEIGQGKRWILATDEWLRVKGCPNVYAIGDCTTVDQRKIMEDISTIFEAADTDRSGTLTIEEFQDVLEDIIIRYPQVELYLKSNHLFQVTELFKDSEGNEREEVDIEGFKLALSHVDSQMKSLPATAQVAAQQGSYLADCFNRWEQCNANPEGPRLFGSAGRHAFRPFTYRHLGQFAPLGGSKAAAELPGDWVSMGRSTQWLWYSVYASKQVSWRTRILVVWDWTRRYIFGRDSSRI